The sequence CCGTTTTCGACCAGCACACCAAGGCTGACCGCCACCCAGCCCGCACCATGCGGCGGCAGGTTGCCGACTTGGGCGGCGACAGCGCCCATCCAGTCCGGGTGGTCACGCAGGGTGCGTTGCAGGTTCTGGATGCCCAGGCGCACATCCGGGCCGGGTTCGGCTTTGTGGCAGCGCTGGAATGGGGCCAGCAGGATTTCCAGGGTTTCGTAAGGGACCATCGAAAACGATCGTAGTGTAGGTTCAGGACTGTCGCAGCGGCGGCAAGGTGGCGTGCTCCATTTTAGCAGCCTGCGTTCGCTTGCGTCCGCACGCGTTATGCAACCCTCAGAGCCGCGCCCGCATCAGGTAAAAGCCTTCCCGCATCTCCAGCTCTTCGAAACCGCAACGGGCATAGAGCTGTCGCGCCGGGTTCTGCGGGTGGACGGTGAGGGAGACTTGGCGATAACCCGCCTGGCGGGCCGCTTCCAGTGCTGCCCGCATCATCTTGCCACCGTGGCCTTGATGCTGGTAGGCCGCGCCCAGCGAGATGCCAAGCTGCGGGGTCTGGTTATCCACCCAGGCGAGGCCGACCTGGTCTTTCAGCATCCGCATCCAGCAAGCGCCGATGTCGACGCCGTCGAGTACCGCCACTACACCGACATCGCCCGGCTTGCCCCAATCCTGTGCATAAATGCTGACCTCAGGGTGATCCAGCACGCTGCGCGGGCGCAAGCCAGCCGGTGGCGGATCCCACAGGGCCACGTGCAGCCAGTTCCATAATGCGGTCTGATCTTCGGATAGCAGAGGACGAAAACTGAGCATCAGGCAATCCTTGTCATGGTGCATTGGCCTTCATGGTGTCCAGCTCCTGCTGGCACTGGGCCTTGTTGTGGTAAATGATGTACTCGCTGCGGGACGATGCCTTGCAGCTGGCCACCGGCTTCGGCCCACTGCCAAAACCGGGTGATGCCTCACACTGGCGCAGCTTGGTGAGCAATGCTGGCGTGACCACCACACAGCGGGCTTGCTCACCCTTGAGCCAGTCAAAGCCATACTGGCCGGCAGTCGGAACAGGGGACGACGCTTGTGCTACAGGCAACAGCAAGAGGCTTGGCAACCCGAGCCACAGAATACGCCGCATGATCCCGCTCCATTACACTAAAGGGTGGCAGTATAGCGCAACGTCATGACTGCCTGACAAGCGGGAACTGTCCTGCAACCTGCATGCTCCAACCATTCACGCCCAAGGAGCACGCACATGAGCGAAACGCCTTTACCAAGCATTGCCGACAAATTTGATACCGATAGCGCCGAGCAACTGGTGGCACTGGGCTACCCGGTCAATTCGGACGCGCTGGACGAGCTGATTTTCTGGTCCTGCTTTCCCAACGACCCGGTCTGCCACGTGACCCACCCTTATATCCAGAGTCTGCCCAATGAGGCACTGGTGGCCCCGCTGCTGGACTTTCTGCAATACAACCTGGAAGTGGGTCAAACCGAGCTGGTGGTAGATGCCTTCTGGCTGTTCATCAACCCGCGTGGCGAAGCGTTTCGCCAGCAGATCAAGCAGGCCACGGCAGACGAAGCCATCCGTGCGCTGTTTGACGACCCCGAGTACGCCCCCGACCCGGACGACGCCGCAGACTGAGCTCAATGAGGGTGCTACACTGCCCACCTTGCCTGCCCGCTCACCACCATGTGCGTCAATTACCTGCCCGTCTCCGCTGACCAGCTGACCCGCTACTTTGAAGTAGCGCTGGAAGCGGAGTGGGCGGACGAAGTGTGGCAGGACCATGACGCCCCCATCATCCTGCGTGCGCCGCAGGGCATTGTCGCTACACTGGCAGGCTATGGCATGGTGCCGCGCCGCCACCAGCCCGCCGGTCAACGCGCCTACAGTACGCAGAACGCCCGGCTGGAAACCGTGGCGGAGCGCCCCAGCTATCGCGGGCCGTGGCAATACGCCCAGTTCTGTCTGGTGCCAATGCTGGGCTTCTTTGAGCCGCGCTACGATGCACGCGGCCGTAGTGAACGCTGGCTGATCCGCCGCACCGACCACGCCCCGTTTGCCGTCGCCGGACTGTGGCGCTCCTGGCGCGAAGCGGATGGCCGTACCAGCCACGCCTTCACCCAGCTCACCCTGAATGCCGACCAGCACCCACTGATGCAGCAGTTCCACCCGCCCGAAGATGAAAAGCGCTCACTGGTGATCGTGCCGCCCAGCCAC is a genomic window of Leeia aquatica containing:
- a CDS encoding GNAT family N-acetyltransferase, whose product is MLSFRPLLSEDQTALWNWLHVALWDPPPAGLRPRSVLDHPEVSIYAQDWGKPGDVGVVAVLDGVDIGACWMRMLKDQVGLAWVDNQTPQLGISLGAAYQHQGHGGKMMRAALEAARQAGYRQVSLTVHPQNPARQLYARCGFEELEMREGFYLMRARL
- a CDS encoding SOS response-associated peptidase, translating into MCVNYLPVSADQLTRYFEVALEAEWADEVWQDHDAPIILRAPQGIVATLAGYGMVPRRHQPAGQRAYSTQNARLETVAERPSYRGPWQYAQFCLVPMLGFFEPRYDARGRSERWLIRRTDHAPFAVAGLWRSWREADGRTSHAFTQLTLNADQHPLMQQFHPPEDEKRSLVIVPPSHYHTWLHCRQPEAALPLLQPFDPCDWTAEPRPRPSAKAARMQSLF